The nucleotide window GTTGCAGCTGGCTTTGATTAAAGACAGCTACCATAGGGCCAAAAATAAAATCGACGCTGCCCATAATAATACTGTTGGTTACCGCTATCCGTACGGCTCCGCCATAAAAGGTATCTTGGCGGCCTACAAAGCGGCAGTTGTTAAAGTAAGCACGGTCACCGATGACGGCGATGGCCGCTGCTCGTTCTAAAAAGTCGCGGTGTTGCACGGCGGTAGCCCCTAAGGTGGTTGGCCTTATGCCGCCTCTGTTCGTAGGGTCTAGCACTAAAATATCGCTAAGCTCATGGGCCGAGACATATTGATTAAACGAATTTTCAAAGATAATGCCAAAAGCCTCAAAGCCCGAGCCGCGCACAACTACAGTGGCGTTCCAAAAAGTTGTCGCTCCGGCACCGGGATTGGTAACGGTATGGTAGCCATTGGCCCGGTTTACAGCTAAAACTTCGGCATTAAAACGGCCGCTTTCGTCCATACTAAAGTAGCTAACGCCGTGTCCGTAGTAGCCGGTAATACGTACGGCATTGGGGGCAATATCTACCCCGCTGTTAAGCAAATCAATACTAGGATTGGCCGAGCTATTACGCAGGGTTATATTAGGGGCGGTTATATGAAGCATTTCTTCATAATTGCCCGGGTCAATCCAAATGGTAACACGCTCGTTATTAGGGCGGTGCATACGGTTGGCAACATCTAAAGCGGCATTAATGGTGGTGTAAGCTCTGTTAGGCCCTACATTTAAGCTAGCGCTAAAAGGAGCTTCCGGGTAAATTCTAATATTTTCGATATACGATTGGCCTATAGCTGTAAGGGTTACAAAGCCGGCTGTTGTACCTAAATATCTAAAGCTGGCACTTTCTATTTGGCTGGTAGAGCCGCTGCTCGTAATAATGGGCTGGCCAGTGATATTGCCTGCACCTAAAGTAAAGTTGGCGGCAAAACTGTAATTAACTACTACTACATCGCCGGCATTAACCGGTATTCTTAAGGCGCTGCCCGGCTGAGCCAGCAGCCTAAGATTATTATTAATAACCATATTGCCGTTAAGTTGCAGGCCGCTAAAGAGGCCATCGTTTAAATTGGCAATGGTAAGTTCCCTAAATAACCAATTTTGTTTGGGGCTAAAATTAAGAGTACGGCTAACCGGGCTGCCGGCTACCACTAAATTAGCGGTAAGCCTCTGCTGGATAGCAAAGTTATTTAACCCTTCGGCGGTAATGCGGTAAGTGCCGGCACGCAGCAAAATAGGCTGGCCTGCGCTAAAGCTATAGCTGTAACCTACTTCGTTTAAGTTGCTAAAAGTTAAAACAAGGCTGCTTTGTGCAGCCGCCGGCAAACCTTCGCTATGGATAGTTACCGGTTGTAACGGTTTAGCGGTAAAATTAATTTGGGTAGTGTTGATATTTAGCTGGGTAGTGGTAGTTTCAAAATCGTTTACACCTAAAGCTTCAAAGAGATAGCTAACACCTTCTTCTAACTGAATAATATAACGGCCGCTTATTCTATCTAAATTAATAATAGGCTCAAATATTCTATCGGCCGGTGCCGTTAGCAAAAGCTCGATATTAGCCAGCCATTCCGGCGGTAAACCGGTAATTTGCCCGCTTAATTCTATTAAAGAAACCCTAATAATATCAAGGTTAAAGCAGTGGTTTAACCGGCCTGCCGGCAGTTCAAATTCGCTGACGCCGGCAATAATAAAGCCGTCGGCTCCTTCCAGATGGACACTGTAAGTAAAACCGGTCGGGAGCTCTACATTATAACGGCGGTTAGTTAAATTGGCCGAGTATTCTTTGCCGGTAAAGAGGTTAGTAAAGATTAGGCTGTAGTCAGCCGGTAAACGTGTGCGGCTGTTAATATTGCCGCTAACTAGCGCTAAAGTTGGTGGCTGTCGTTGGACACGATGGTAACTAAGCCGCGATGCGGTACCATCGGCCAAAAGGCGATAGCTGCCGTCCTGCGGAACAACAAATTTAAGCTGGCTGTGGCCAACCGGTACTACCCTAATTTCACGGTAGGTAAAATTATCGTTATCGTTAGCCGGTACATATTCAAAGGTTATGGTGTTGGGGGCATTTTCTACCGCTACAAAAAAGGTAATTTCGTCATCGGCTAAATTATTGGCCAGTACCATCTGCCGGTTAGGCGCGGCATTGGTGGCTCCATTTAAAAAGAAGAGGCCGCGTAACTCGCCCTCTAAATACCACTCTTCCGGTGGGTTTTGCACCCGTTGGTCAAAACGGGTTAAAGCTTCGTTTTCGGTACGTAATCTATCGTTAGTGCCGCTAAAGCTTAAATCACCGGCTTCAAAACCGGCAAGAGGGTTGCCATTACTGCCTGCTGTTATGGTAGCGGCATACCAGCCGTTAATAACGGTAGGGGTAAGCCCATTAATATATAAACTTTCGTCGCGTTCATTGCCGCCAAAATCCCAAATTTCTATTTTATTTTGCTCCTTAGTGGCCGAGCCACAAGATATAATGATTAAAGTTATTAAAAATAATAAAAGTGATGGTTTCATTTTTAGTTAATCCTTGCAGTTGTCTTACTTACTATTGTAACATATATTTTTTAAAATGGATAATTAATTTTTAATTAAATAATTGATTTGCAGATTATGACGGATAGTCATTATTATTGCGTAGCAGCGGGTCTAATACCTTGACCTTCAGGGCGGGGATAGGCTGGCGATAGCAAAAATTTTATGGAAATACTCACTTGCTTTTACCTCACAAATGTGATAGAATACCGCTGTTATGCAAATAAGGGTTAGACGCTTCGGCGAAAGATTTAAATTAAACAGCTTTCAGGTATTATTTATTGTTATTAAAAATAGTATTGCCTCGCGTGAGCTTATTTGGCAGCTCTTTAAACGCGATTTATTAATGGCCAACAAACGCAGTTATTTGGGCATTATCTGGAGCTTTATTGCCCCTATTTTTGGTATTATTTCTTGGGTATTTATGAACATCGCCGGTGTTTTGCAGCCGGGCAATACGGGTGTGCCTTTCCCGGTATTTTTATTAGCCGGCAGTATGATTTACGGTTACTTTGGTGCTTTTATAGGTGTATCACGCGGCATACTCGGTGCCGGCGGCGGCTTTATTATGCAAGTGGAATATCATCACGAGTCGTTATTCTTCTATAATTTGCTTAACGTTATTTTTTGGTCAACTTTTACTTTTGTTCTTAATGTTTTGGTTTTTTTACTGTTTGGGCTCTATCCGCATATCACTTGGTTGCTCTTTCCTTTTTTACTCATTCCTTTGCTTTTATTTGGCAGTGCTATCGGTTTTGTTCTTTTGGTGCTTGATAAAGCCTTCCCTGACCTCGCCAAAGTCTTTAATATGGCTATAGGCTTAATTTACTGGATAACTCCCATCGTTTTTAGCGTAGATGCCATTACTAACCCTTACATTTTGGCCGCCATTAGGTTGAACCCGCTTTATTATTTGGTTATTTTGCCGCGTGATATGTTTTTGTTTGGTCACAGCACCCTGTGGCAGGGTTACTTTATTATGGCAGGTATTTCGGCGGTGTTGTTTATGCTTGGCCTGCGCTTTTATTACCTTACCGAAAACACCTTTATTGAAAGGATATAACTTATGGCGCAAAATGTGGATATAGATAAACTTGATGACGATGTAGTGATTGCGGTAAGGGGGGTAAGTAAAAAGTTTTGCCGCAGCATTAAGCGTAGTATGCTGTACACCATGTACGATGTGCTTAAAATTTTATTTAGAAGGCCCATTGACCAAACAAAAATTCGTAAGTCGGAATTTTTAGCCCTTGATGATATTAACTTTACCTTAAAAAAGGGTGAAAGTTTGGGCTTAATTGGCCGTAACGGTTGCGGGAAAAGCACTTTACTGCGTATTATTGCAGGTATTTTCCCGCCCTCTACTGGTGAAATTGCCGTTAGGGGCCGCATTGGGGCTTTAATAGCTGTAGGTGCTGGCTTCCATGACCAAATGAGTGGTCGCGATAATATTTATTTAAATGGTACCATATTGGGTATGGGCAAAGAAGAAATTGATGCTAAATTTGAAGAAATTGTGGCCTTTGCCGAGTTAGGTGATTTTATGGAAGCACCGGTGCAAACCTATTCATCGGGTATGCGGGTGAGGTTAGGGTTTAGTATTGCCGTGCACGCCGATGTGGATATCTTAATTGCTGATGAGGTGCTGGCGGTAGGGGATACGGCGTTTAAATTAAAATGCTATAATAAAATGGCGGAAATGCGTAAAAAAGGGTGTTCTATTATTTTGGTATCGCATGAGCCAGCATATATTACCCTGAATTGTGATAGGATTATTTATTTAAAACAAGGCAAAATTGTTTTTGATGGCGATGTTGTTGAGGGAACAGCGCTTTATACACGAGACACGCATCTTTCGATTGAGGAAAAGGTTGATAAAGAGGTATCAGCTTCAGACTACTTTTTTTACAGCGACAATCCTGATGTAAAAGTAACTAAAATAGAGTTAAATACCGCTTTTGAAGATGGATATATGCAACTCGATACTCATGATGATATAACTGTTAAATTTTATTATGAAGCCTTTAAAGATGTTGGCAATTTATACGTTAACCATGCTTTTAGATTTAACAGTGTTGAACCTGTGCTTTTTTCTCAGGCCATTGATATGCTCGATAATCAGTTTATCTCTCTTAAAAAAGGACACGGCTGTGTTGAGGTAGTAATTAACAATGTTAATGCAGCAAACACTGTTGGTGTTTTTTATATAGCACTAAAAGATAAAACTAATGTGCATTTAGGGTATATTGAGAGAATTCCCGTAAAAATGAATAGTCCTGTGTATATGCAAACCAGAGATATGGCAGTAAATCTAATTCATAAAGTTAATGTTTACGGGTTTTAATTAAACTACATAAGGAGTGTTAAGTAATGAATGAAGCGGGTGATATAATTAAGGTTTCAATTATTATTCCTTTTTATAATGTAGAAAAGTATTTTGCTGAATGCCTTGATAGTTTAATAGCTCAAAATATGGTTGAAATGGAAATATTGTTAATAGATGACTGTAGCCCCGATGGTAGCCGTGCTATTGCCGAAGAATATGCCAAAAAAGATAGCCGTATACGCATAATAACGCATGCCGAAAGGAAGCGGCAAGGAGTAGCCAGACAAACCGGTTTATTAGAAGCAAGTGGTGAATATCTATGGTTTATCGATAGTGACGATGAAATAACGCTTAGTGCTGTTAATGCTCTTTATAAAACAGCAATCGGAAATAGTACCGATGCTATTGTGTTTGATTTTACCAATATTGTTGAGAATGATTTTAAAGGAGAAAATGCTCATTTAGTGGTGGCCGCTGATAAAGACGAACTTGTAAGAAGATACGGTGTAAAAGAATCTTATTTTTTTGATACTTCTTTAGCTATTAATGATTTTCTAGTATTAGCCAGTAAAAGACTTTGGGGTCCATGTCAAGTTTTTTGGAAACGTAGCTTGTTATTAAGGGCTTTGTCATATGCAAAAAATGAAGCAGGAGCATTTGAATCTCCCATCTTTTTTGCACTCTTTTTAGCCAAAAACATTCTTTATCTTCCTAATATTGTAGCTTACATTCGTCGAATGAACCGAGTAGATAGCTCTATGAATTTTAAAAGGACATTAAAAGAAAGGGGCTGGTTAAATTTCTATCTTGATGTAGCCTTAAGCAACGGGAAGCTAGCTGGGCTAGTGAGCAATAATCAAACATTAAATTATACCGTATTGTTGCGTAATTTTCAGCTTTTGCTTTGGTTGCATTATAGAGATATAAATAATAATTTTTATAACGAAGAAGATATACATATTGTAAAGATGCAAATAGCAAAAGAAGTAGCTGATTTTTTTATTAACGACCCTTATTTAGCTAATGCCACTCCCGAAATAGTTTCTGCTGTTTTACAATTTGGTAATGGCATTAATGAGCTACAAGCACGAAAATTTACAAACGTACTTTGCCAAAAACCTATAAATAGAGAGCAATTAGAAAAGGAGCTTTACAGTTTTTATTCGCCTGTATCCAATACGCCAGAATCTGCACCTGTAACTAAACTCCTACCATCTCCTCCACGTAAAAGCTTATTCAAAAAGATAATTAAAGCTTTTATGCCTTACGGATTGCTTTGGTTTTGGCATAAATTGAATATAGAAAAAAGAAGAAATGCTTCCAAGAAAGCTGAATCTTTAAATGAAATTCTATACAGAGACTTACGTAAAGAGCTTAAAGAAATTGGTGATAAAAAAAAATCTCGTAGAAGTTCTCTTAAAGTAGTAAAACACCGAACTTATGGAAAGGCGGTAAAAAAGACTTTCGATGACACAAATAATGACGCTATTATGGCTTTTAATAACGAAAAACTTGCTATAGAAAGACTAAAAAAATATACTTGGTTTCCTAAAGTATATAAGATTGGAAAAAACTTTATCGTTTATGAATTTATTGATAATCGCTTTCGCCTAGACCTAATTATTGATACTTACGGTTCTGCTAAAAAGAAAGCTATTTTATCTGATATTGTTAAAATTCTATTTGATTTATATACAGAAAATATTGTTCATCGCGATATACATTTAGCTAATATGTTTTATTCAGAAGAAAATGGTATTAAACTAATAGATTTTGAGAGTATGGCAGAGGCTTCGTTCAAAAATATTTCTTTTTTTGATGGTTATGATATTACCGGTAAAGGATTAGATTCTCCTTTCCTTACGGACAATATGTGTGTTTTCCATAATTTAGAAATTTCTATTAGTCAAAAGTTTGGTATAAAAGATATGCAAGATTTTAAAAATATTGTTGAAGAAGTCCTAAAAGAGATGCTTTATAATATTTCCTCTTCTTTTTTTACGCGACGTTATACAGATAAAGATAGACACACTTTAAGAAATCGCTATATTTATAATACATTTGATTTGCCTTATTTAACTGTCTCGCAAGAAATTGGACAGCGAGATATAAAAAAAAGACTTACTCGATTTGCTATTACTCAAAAGCAGATTAGTAATAAAAAAGTGTTGGATATTGGCAGTAATATTGGTGGACTCTTGCTTGAGCTTCAAAAAATGGGATATTCTAGTGCTTTGGGCTTAGAATATGATTTGGAAAAAGTTAAAATTGCTAATCTTATCGTCAAAATTCATGAGTTTAAAACGGTTAAATTTAGGCAAATTGATGTGGAAAGTGATGTTTTTACTACAAATATAGAGCAATCGTATGATGTAGTATTTTGTTTTGCCGTTATTGGGCATCTTAAAAATAAAAAGCTTTTCCTTCAAAAATTGAAAAAAATATGTACTGGAACACTATATTTTGAGGGGAACGATGGCTTAAGTACTGAGGAAACGCAAGAACTTTCAGAAGAGGCTGGTTTCATTAACATTAATTTTATCGGCCTATCTGATGACGAAAAAGATGATTATAACAATAATCGTCCATTGTTCATTTGTAATAATAATAAATGAGGTATTGTTAACTAGATTTCTTTATCTTGCGTATTATTTTCTTACCCACCAATTTTACTGTAAAAGTTAGCCCATACTTTTTAAGATTATGAATAAGCCAGCGTATTTTACGTGGGATGTAAGTAAACATACGCCCTACGCGATATGAACGTGAATTAACAAGTGCTCTCATTTTACCTAATAATTTTGTATATTTATTTTGCAAATTACTGTACTCATTTTGCAGATGATTAGACTCTGCAGATAAGTTGTTATACTCCATTTGCAAATTTCTATAGGTTACAGATAAGTTTATATGTTCCGCTTGTAAATTATTATGCTCTTCCTGAAGATTGGTATATTCTACTCTAAGAGATTTACGCCGAACAAATAGATATTCAGCAGCAGAAAGCTCATTAATTTCGCGCGCTTCATCATAAAGAAATTTTACATCAAACATATCAATAGGTACACTAATAGTTTTATTTTCAGGAATAAGCTTATTTTGTATTATGGAATAAACTTCTAAGAATGCCTGCCATGTTTTAATCTCATTCAAAACCCACCAACAATGCTTAAAGGACCAAACAGCAAAACGTTCTTTAATTACCTCTAACACACCTAGTTCCACTAAACTATATCTTACAGCTTTATGCATTTCATAAAATGAATGAGTATCTTGATGATGTGTCGACCCCAGATTACCCACCCTATTTATACGATACTTTATGAAAAATTCTTTAAGAATTGCTATACGTTCTGCTGCATACATTGTATAAAAAACGAAAAACCCATCATTTGAGTGAGAAATCTCTTGAAACCGCAATTTATGTTTATCTATAAATGATCTTTTGTATAGTTTATCATAACATGAGCCCGTAAAAAAATCAAAGTTTTGTGAAATATTTAAGGTGTCTTTAAAAGAAAATACTTTTTTCTCTATTGACATTCCTGACCATTCCCACGGCCATTCATTTTTGGTTGCGTTATCAAAAAATTTGCAAAAACATACCACAAAATCAACCTGCAGTTCCTCTGCCTTTGTATACATCTTCTCAAGCATAGTAACATCATATATATCATCACTATCTAGTATTGATAAATACTCTCCCTGTACTATGTCAAGCCCAGCATTTCGGGCAGCTCCAGCCCCTTTATTCTCTTGGTTTATAATGATAATACGACTATCATTTTGCTTATATTCTTCCAAAATAGCTAAGCTGCCATCTGTTGAGCCGTCATTTATAAGGATAATCTCTATATCTTGCAAAGTCTGGTTCACTATGCCATCCATGCATTCTCTCAAAAAAGGAAATGTATTATAAACAGGAATTATTACAGAAACTTTGGGTGGCATATTATTTTCTCCTAAATGTTGCGTCATTTTCACGTTTATCGTACATCGCTCCGCAACGTACCGGTACAAAAAGAGGGTTATCTATTACTTCACTATCTAAATCGATACGATGAGACACAAATATTTTTATATCTTTCATTTATTCCAATTTTAATACCTGTCATTAGCGTTTTTTACTACGTAAACGGTCACGAACTTTCTTTAGCTCTCGCCTACGCTTTGATTTAGGCGGGAAAAACGGCGTGATTATTTTTTTTAAAAATGCTTTAATTATTCGCTTCAAAAGTCTTTTGATAATTATTCTATCGGTAATTTGCTGCGCCGATATTACCGGCTGTGTTGATGGCTTAGTCATTCTTGCTAGCAAAATTTCATAAAAAGGTGACTTCCGGGCTACTTCCCAGAATTCTGC belongs to Spirochaetaceae bacterium and includes:
- a CDS encoding pectinesterase family protein, translating into MKPSLLLFLITLIIISCGSATKEQNKIEIWDFGGNERDESLYINGLTPTVINGWYAATITAGSNGNPLAGFEAGDLSFSGTNDRLRTENEALTRFDQRVQNPPEEWYLEGELRGLFFLNGATNAAPNRQMVLANNLADDEITFFVAVENAPNTITFEYVPANDNDNFTYREIRVVPVGHSQLKFVVPQDGSYRLLADGTASRLSYHRVQRQPPTLALVSGNINSRTRLPADYSLIFTNLFTGKEYSANLTNRRYNVELPTGFTYSVHLEGADGFIIAGVSEFELPAGRLNHCFNLDIIRVSLIELSGQITGLPPEWLANIELLLTAPADRIFEPIINLDRISGRYIIQLEEGVSYLFEALGVNDFETTTTQLNINTTQINFTAKPLQPVTIHSEGLPAAAQSSLVLTFSNLNEVGYSYSFSAGQPILLRAGTYRITAEGLNNFAIQQRLTANLVVAGSPVSRTLNFSPKQNWLFRELTIANLNDGLFSGLQLNGNMVINNNLRLLAQPGSALRIPVNAGDVVVVNYSFAANFTLGAGNITGQPIITSSGSTSQIESASFRYLGTTAGFVTLTAIGQSYIENIRIYPEAPFSASLNVGPNRAYTTINAALDVANRMHRPNNERVTIWIDPGNYEEMLHITAPNITLRNSSANPSIDLLNSGVDIAPNAVRITGYYGHGVSYFSMDESGRFNAEVLAVNRANGYHTVTNPGAGATTFWNATVVVRGSGFEAFGIIFENSFNQYVSAHELSDILVLDPTNRGGIRPTTLGATAVQHRDFLERAAAIAVIGDRAYFNNCRFVGRQDTFYGGAVRIAVTNSIIMGSVDFIFGPMVAVFNQSQLQLNTSDAANDFAYITAAQQAGGRGILVYNSSITSTTPG
- a CDS encoding ABC transporter permease — its product is MQIRVRRFGERFKLNSFQVLFIVIKNSIASRELIWQLFKRDLLMANKRSYLGIIWSFIAPIFGIISWVFMNIAGVLQPGNTGVPFPVFLLAGSMIYGYFGAFIGVSRGILGAGGGFIMQVEYHHESLFFYNLLNVIFWSTFTFVLNVLVFLLFGLYPHITWLLFPFLLIPLLLFGSAIGFVLLVLDKAFPDLAKVFNMAIGLIYWITPIVFSVDAITNPYILAAIRLNPLYYLVILPRDMFLFGHSTLWQGYFIMAGISAVLFMLGLRFYYLTENTFIERI
- a CDS encoding ABC transporter ATP-binding protein encodes the protein MAQNVDIDKLDDDVVIAVRGVSKKFCRSIKRSMLYTMYDVLKILFRRPIDQTKIRKSEFLALDDINFTLKKGESLGLIGRNGCGKSTLLRIIAGIFPPSTGEIAVRGRIGALIAVGAGFHDQMSGRDNIYLNGTILGMGKEEIDAKFEEIVAFAELGDFMEAPVQTYSSGMRVRLGFSIAVHADVDILIADEVLAVGDTAFKLKCYNKMAEMRKKGCSIILVSHEPAYITLNCDRIIYLKQGKIVFDGDVVEGTALYTRDTHLSIEEKVDKEVSASDYFFYSDNPDVKVTKIELNTAFEDGYMQLDTHDDITVKFYYEAFKDVGNLYVNHAFRFNSVEPVLFSQAIDMLDNQFISLKKGHGCVEVVINNVNAANTVGVFYIALKDKTNVHLGYIERIPVKMNSPVYMQTRDMAVNLIHKVNVYGF
- a CDS encoding glycosyltransferase; this translates as MNEAGDIIKVSIIIPFYNVEKYFAECLDSLIAQNMVEMEILLIDDCSPDGSRAIAEEYAKKDSRIRIITHAERKRQGVARQTGLLEASGEYLWFIDSDDEITLSAVNALYKTAIGNSTDAIVFDFTNIVENDFKGENAHLVVAADKDELVRRYGVKESYFFDTSLAINDFLVLASKRLWGPCQVFWKRSLLLRALSYAKNEAGAFESPIFFALFLAKNILYLPNIVAYIRRMNRVDSSMNFKRTLKERGWLNFYLDVALSNGKLAGLVSNNQTLNYTVLLRNFQLLLWLHYRDINNNFYNEEDIHIVKMQIAKEVADFFINDPYLANATPEIVSAVLQFGNGINELQARKFTNVLCQKPINREQLEKELYSFYSPVSNTPESAPVTKLLPSPPRKSLFKKIIKAFMPYGLLWFWHKLNIEKRRNASKKAESLNEILYRDLRKELKEIGDKKKSRRSSLKVVKHRTYGKAVKKTFDDTNNDAIMAFNNEKLAIERLKKYTWFPKVYKIGKNFIVYEFIDNRFRLDLIIDTYGSAKKKAILSDIVKILFDLYTENIVHRDIHLANMFYSEENGIKLIDFESMAEASFKNISFFDGYDITGKGLDSPFLTDNMCVFHNLEISISQKFGIKDMQDFKNIVEEVLKEMLYNISSSFFTRRYTDKDRHTLRNRYIYNTFDLPYLTVSQEIGQRDIKKRLTRFAITQKQISNKKVLDIGSNIGGLLLELQKMGYSSALGLEYDLEKVKIANLIVKIHEFKTVKFRQIDVESDVFTTNIEQSYDVVFCFAVIGHLKNKKLFLQKLKKICTGTLYFEGNDGLSTEETQELSEEAGFININFIGLSDDEKDDYNNNRPLFICNNNK
- a CDS encoding glycosyltransferase gives rise to the protein MTQHLGENNMPPKVSVIIPVYNTFPFLRECMDGIVNQTLQDIEIILINDGSTDGSLAILEEYKQNDSRIIIINQENKGAGAARNAGLDIVQGEYLSILDSDDIYDVTMLEKMYTKAEELQVDFVVCFCKFFDNATKNEWPWEWSGMSIEKKVFSFKDTLNISQNFDFFTGSCYDKLYKRSFIDKHKLRFQEISHSNDGFFVFYTMYAAERIAILKEFFIKYRINRVGNLGSTHHQDTHSFYEMHKAVRYSLVELGVLEVIKERFAVWSFKHCWWVLNEIKTWQAFLEVYSIIQNKLIPENKTISVPIDMFDVKFLYDEAREINELSAAEYLFVRRKSLRVEYTNLQEEHNNLQAEHINLSVTYRNLQMEYNNLSAESNHLQNEYSNLQNKYTKLLGKMRALVNSRSYRVGRMFTYIPRKIRWLIHNLKKYGLTFTVKLVGKKIIRKIKKSS